The proteins below come from a single Mycolicibacterium sp. TY81 genomic window:
- a CDS encoding VC0807 family protein yields MSDTPKTLREYIVNTAINTIPPLIAYYVLRVFDFEPYLALVGAIITAAAQGVLTMVRKRKVEPANVVVIVGAACSLIIALTTKNPRIVQALELVPMSLLVWSFAISGLLRKPNSKKMAGVISPALAEPALPERGWTEQSIQDWHRLHTQLCVGLGLLCGFYPVFALYMIFNYPVDISQFVIVATGPTLVVLCIVFAVARIRRFVGQHDGAADVAVVAGGSE; encoded by the coding sequence ATGTCCGATACCCCGAAGACCCTGCGCGAGTACATCGTCAACACGGCGATCAACACCATTCCACCGCTGATCGCGTACTACGTGCTGCGTGTGTTCGACTTCGAGCCGTATCTGGCGCTGGTCGGGGCGATCATCACCGCCGCCGCGCAGGGGGTCCTGACCATGGTGCGCAAGCGCAAGGTCGAGCCCGCGAACGTCGTGGTGATCGTCGGCGCCGCGTGCTCGCTGATCATCGCGCTGACCACCAAGAACCCGCGCATCGTGCAGGCCCTCGAGCTCGTCCCCATGTCGCTGCTGGTGTGGTCGTTCGCCATCAGCGGGCTGCTGCGCAAACCGAATTCGAAGAAGATGGCCGGCGTCATCTCCCCCGCGCTCGCCGAGCCGGCCCTGCCCGAACGCGGCTGGACCGAGCAGAGCATCCAGGACTGGCACCGGCTGCACACGCAGCTGTGCGTCGGGCTCGGGCTCCTCTGCGGTTTCTATCCCGTCTTCGCGCTGTACATGATCTTCAACTACCCGGTCGACATCTCGCAGTTCGTCATCGTCGCGACCGGCCCCACGCTCGTGGTGCTGTGCATCGTGTTCGCGGTGGCCCGCATTCGCCGGTTCGTCGGGCAGCATGACGGTGCCGCCGACGTCGCGGTGGTCGCGGGCGGGTCTGAGTAG